The Gavia stellata isolate bGavSte3 chromosome 1, bGavSte3.hap2, whole genome shotgun sequence genome has a segment encoding these proteins:
- the FAM76B gene encoding protein FAM76B, which translates to MAAAAAAAAPALYACTKCNQRYPFEELSQGQQLCKECRIAHPIVKCTYCRSEFQQESKTNTICKKCAQNVKQFGTPKPCQYCNIIAAFIGTKCQRCTNSEKKYGPPQTCEQCKQQCAFDRKEEGRRKVDGKLLCWLCTLSYKRVLQKTKEQRKSLGSSHSNSSSSSLTEKDQHHSKHHHHHHHHHRHSSSHHKISSLSPEQDQGLWKQSHKSSAAIQNETPKKKPKLESKPSNGDSSSINQSADSGGTDNFVLISQLKEEVMSLKRLLQQRDQTILEKDKKLTELKADFQYQESNLRTKMNSMEKAHKETVEQLQAKNRELLKQVAALSKGKKFDKSGSILTSP; encoded by the exons atggcggcggcggctgcggcggccgccccggctCTTTATGCCTGCACCAAGTGCAACCAGCGCTACCCCTTCGAGGAGCTCTCCCAGGGCCAGCAGCTGTGCAAG GAGTGTCGGATCGCCCACCCCATCGTGAAATGCACTTACTGCCGGTCCGAGTTTCAGCAGGAGAG CAAAACTAATACGATATGCAAGAAATGTGCCCAAAACGTGAAGCAGTTTGGAACG CCCAAGCCTTGTCAGTATTGTAACATCATTGCAGCATTTATTGGCACAAAATGTCAGCGTTGTACCAACTCAGAGAAGAAGTATGGCCCACCTCAGACATGTGAACAGTGCAAGCAGCAGTGTGCTTTTGATCgaaaagaggagggaagaaggaag GTTGATGGAAAGTTGTTGTGTTGGCTCTGCACACTGTCCTACAAGAGAGTGctacagaagacaaaagaacagaggaagaGCCTAGGATCTTCACATTCTAACTCCTCGTCTTCATCTCTTACTGAGAAAGACCAGCATCAttcaaaacaccaccaccatcaccaccaccatcatCGTCACAGCAGCAGTCATCATAA AATCAGCAGTCTGAGTCCAGAACAAGATCAGGGACTATGGAAACAGAG CCATAAATCCTCTGCAGCTATTCAGAATGAAActccaaagaaaaaacccaaactggaATCCAAGCCATCAAATGGAGATAG tagctCTATAAATCAGTCAGCAGACAGTGGGGGAACTGACAACTTTGTCCTCATAAGTCAGCTGAAAGAAGAAGTAATGTCACTTAAACGTCTTCTGCAGCAAAGAGATCAgactattttagaaaaagataaaaag TTGACAGAACTGAAGGCAGACTTCCAGTACCAGGAGTCTAACTTGAGGACAAAGATGAACAGTATGGAGAAAGCTCACAAGGAAACTGTGGAACAGTTGCAG GCCAAAAACAGAGAACTGCTCAAACAGGTTGCAGCATTGTCAAAGGGTAAAAAGTTCGATAAAAGTGGGAGTATACTAACATCTCCTTGA